From Streptomyces fungicidicus, one genomic window encodes:
- the purL gene encoding phosphoribosylformylglycinamidine synthase subunit PurL encodes MSRTPLDTVEHAAGTPDVELPWAELGLKKDEYERVVEILGRRPTGAELAMYSVMWSEHCSYKSSKVHLRQFGEKAPESDALLVGIGENAGVVDVGQGYAVTFKVESHNHPSYVEPYQGAATGVGGIVRDIIAMGARPVAVVDPLRFGAADHPDTKRVLPGVVAGIGGYGNCLGLPNIGGEVVFDACYQGNPLVNAGAIGVMRHEDIHLAKASGAGNKVILYGARTGGDGIGGASILASETFDDAKPSKRPAVQVGDPFQEKLLIECTLEAFREKLVVGIQDLGAAGLSCATSELASNGSGGMRVTLDDVPLRDSTLSPEEILMSESQERMCAVVEPEKVDRFLEICDKWDVIATVIGEVTDGDRLEIFWHGGKIVDVDPRTVAHEGPTYERPYARPSWQDALQADDAGKLPRPETSEELKDQVLKLVGSPNQASKQWITQQYDHFVQGNTVLAQPEDSGMIRIDEASGLGVAIATDGNGRYAKLDPYTGAQLALAEAYRNVATTGAKPLAVSDCLNFGSPEDPAVMWQFAEAVRGLADGCQQLGTPVTGGNVSLYNQTGEAAIHPTPVVAVLGVIDDVARRTPVAFQEEGQLLYLLGDTREEFGGSAWSQVVHDHLGGLPPKVDLERERLLAEILISASRDGMIDSAHDLSDGGLVQAVVESALLGRKGARLVVPDGLDAFTFLFSESAGRAVVAVPRSEELRFNDMCGARGLPATRVGVVDGDTVEVQGEFALSLAELREVHEGTIPALLA; translated from the coding sequence ATGAGCCGGACGCCTCTGGACACGGTCGAGCACGCGGCCGGGACCCCCGACGTCGAGCTGCCCTGGGCCGAGCTGGGCCTGAAGAAGGACGAGTACGAGCGGGTGGTGGAGATCCTCGGCCGCCGCCCGACCGGCGCCGAGCTCGCCATGTACTCGGTGATGTGGTCCGAGCACTGCTCGTACAAGTCCTCCAAGGTCCACCTCCGCCAGTTCGGCGAGAAGGCCCCGGAGAGCGACGCCCTGCTCGTCGGCATCGGCGAGAACGCCGGCGTGGTCGACGTCGGCCAGGGCTACGCGGTCACCTTCAAGGTCGAGTCGCACAACCACCCGTCGTACGTCGAGCCCTACCAGGGCGCGGCCACGGGTGTCGGCGGCATCGTCCGCGACATCATCGCGATGGGCGCCCGCCCGGTCGCCGTGGTCGACCCGCTCCGCTTCGGCGCGGCCGACCACCCCGACACCAAGCGCGTGCTGCCCGGCGTCGTCGCCGGCATCGGCGGCTACGGCAACTGCCTGGGCCTGCCCAACATCGGCGGCGAGGTCGTCTTCGACGCCTGCTACCAGGGCAATCCGCTGGTCAACGCCGGTGCCATCGGCGTCATGCGGCACGAGGACATCCACCTCGCGAAGGCGTCCGGCGCGGGCAACAAGGTCATCCTGTACGGGGCCCGCACCGGCGGCGACGGCATCGGCGGCGCGTCGATCCTGGCCAGCGAGACCTTCGACGACGCCAAGCCCTCCAAGCGCCCGGCCGTCCAGGTCGGCGACCCCTTCCAGGAGAAGCTCCTCATCGAGTGCACCCTGGAGGCGTTCCGGGAGAAGCTGGTCGTCGGCATCCAGGACCTGGGAGCCGCGGGCCTGTCCTGCGCGACCAGCGAGCTGGCCTCCAACGGCTCCGGCGGCATGCGGGTGACGCTGGACGACGTCCCGCTGCGCGACTCGACCCTGTCTCCCGAGGAAATCCTCATGAGCGAGTCGCAGGAGCGCATGTGCGCGGTCGTGGAGCCGGAGAAGGTCGACCGCTTCCTCGAGATCTGCGACAAGTGGGACGTCATCGCCACCGTCATCGGTGAGGTGACCGACGGCGACCGCCTGGAGATCTTCTGGCACGGCGGCAAGATCGTCGACGTGGACCCGCGCACCGTCGCCCACGAGGGCCCGACCTACGAGCGCCCGTACGCCCGCCCGTCCTGGCAGGACGCGCTCCAGGCGGACGACGCGGGCAAGCTGCCGCGCCCGGAGACGTCCGAGGAGCTGAAGGACCAGGTCCTGAAGCTGGTGGGCTCGCCCAACCAGGCGTCCAAGCAGTGGATCACCCAGCAGTACGACCACTTCGTGCAGGGCAACACCGTGCTCGCGCAGCCGGAGGACTCCGGCATGATCCGCATCGACGAGGCGTCCGGCCTCGGTGTCGCGATCGCCACCGACGGCAACGGCCGGTACGCCAAGCTCGACCCGTACACGGGCGCCCAGCTGGCCCTCGCCGAGGCCTACCGCAACGTGGCGACCACCGGCGCCAAGCCCCTCGCGGTCTCCGACTGCCTGAACTTCGGCTCGCCCGAGGACCCGGCGGTCATGTGGCAGTTCGCCGAGGCCGTCCGCGGTCTGGCCGACGGCTGTCAGCAGCTCGGCACCCCGGTGACCGGCGGCAACGTCTCCCTGTACAACCAGACGGGCGAGGCCGCCATCCACCCGACCCCGGTCGTCGCGGTCCTCGGCGTCATCGACGACGTGGCCCGCCGCACGCCGGTCGCCTTCCAGGAGGAGGGCCAGCTGCTGTACCTCCTCGGCGACACCCGTGAGGAGTTCGGCGGCTCGGCCTGGTCCCAGGTCGTCCACGACCACCTCGGCGGCCTGCCGCCCAAGGTCGACCTCGAGCGGGAGCGGCTGCTCGCCGAGATCCTGATCTCCGCCTCCCGCGACGGCATGATCGACTCCGCGCACGACCTGTCCGACGGCGGTCTGGTCCAGGCGGTCGTCGAGTCGGCGCTGCTCGGGCGGAAGGGCGCGCGGCTGGTCGTACCGGACGGGCTCGACGCCTTCACCTTCCTGTTCTCCGAGTCGGCCGGCCGCGCCGTCGTCGCCGTGCCGCGCTCGGAGGAGCTCCGCTTCAACGACATGTGCGGCGCGCGCGGCCTCCCGGCCACCCGCGTCGGAGTCGTCGACGGCGACACGGTCGAGGTCCAGGGCGAGTTCGCGCTCTCCCTCGCCGAACTGCGCGAGGTGCACGAGGGCACGATCCCGGCGCTGCTGGCCTGA
- the purQ gene encoding phosphoribosylformylglycinamidine synthase subunit PurQ codes for MTARIGVVTFPGSLDDRDTQRAISVAGAEPVSLWHKDKDLKQVDAVVLCGGFSYGDYLRAGAIARFSPVMDTVIEQAKAGLPVLGICNGFQILTEAHLLPGGMLGNDHLHFICRDQKLRVENADTAWTTDYTAGQEIHIPLKNMDGRYVADRRTLDELEAEGRVAFRYLDVNPNGSLNDIAGITNAAGNVVGLMPHPEHAVESLIGTGRTDGLPFFTSILKKLVNA; via the coding sequence GTGACCGCTCGTATTGGCGTCGTCACTTTCCCCGGCAGTCTGGACGACCGGGACACGCAGCGCGCGATCAGCGTGGCGGGCGCCGAACCCGTCTCCCTCTGGCACAAGGACAAGGACCTCAAGCAGGTCGACGCCGTGGTGCTCTGCGGTGGTTTCTCGTACGGCGACTATCTGCGCGCCGGCGCCATCGCCCGCTTCTCGCCGGTCATGGACACCGTCATCGAGCAGGCCAAGGCCGGCCTCCCGGTCCTCGGCATCTGCAACGGCTTCCAGATCCTCACCGAGGCGCACCTGCTCCCCGGCGGCATGCTGGGCAACGACCACCTGCACTTCATCTGCCGCGACCAGAAGCTGCGGGTGGAGAACGCGGACACCGCCTGGACCACCGACTACACGGCCGGCCAGGAGATCCACATCCCGCTGAAGAACATGGACGGCCGGTACGTCGCCGACCGGCGGACGCTGGACGAGCTGGAGGCCGAGGGCCGGGTCGCCTTCCGCTACCTGGACGTCAACCCCAACGGCTCGCTCAACGACATCGCCGGCATCACCAACGCCGCGGGCAACGTCGTCGGCCTCATGCCGCACCCCGAGCACGCCGTCGAGTCGCTGATCGGCACCGGTCGCACCGACGGCCTCCCGTTCTTCACCTCGATCCTCAAGAAGCTGGTCAACGCATGA
- the purS gene encoding phosphoribosylformylglycinamidine synthase subunit PurS, with protein MARVVVDVMLKPEILDPQGQAVQRALPRLGFEGISDVRQGKRFELEVDGPVDEAALARIHDLAESFLANTVIEDFTVRVEEVAEAVK; from the coding sequence GTGGCACGCGTCGTAGTCGACGTCATGCTCAAGCCGGAGATCCTCGACCCCCAGGGCCAGGCGGTGCAGCGCGCACTGCCGCGACTGGGTTTCGAAGGGATCTCGGACGTCCGCCAGGGAAAGCGATTCGAACTGGAAGTTGACGGGCCGGTCGACGAGGCCGCGCTCGCCCGTATCCACGATCTTGCGGAATCCTTCCTCGCCAACACCGTGATCGAGGACTTCACCGTGCGCGTCGAGGAAGTCGCGGAGGCCGTGAAGTGA
- a CDS encoding histone-like nucleoid-structuring protein Lsr2, translating to MAQKVVVTLFDDIDGSEAAETIAFGLDGKSYEIDLNETNAGELRKALAPYVDAGRKRSRSGKAYRQTEVAPDPAAVRAWAQANRMDVPARGRIPKKVYEAFAAAQ from the coding sequence GTGGCGCAGAAGGTCGTAGTCACTCTCTTTGACGACATCGACGGCTCGGAAGCGGCGGAAACGATCGCCTTCGGCCTTGACGGCAAGTCGTACGAGATCGACCTCAATGAAACCAACGCGGGCGAACTGCGGAAGGCGCTCGCGCCCTACGTGGACGCCGGACGCAAGCGGTCACGCTCCGGCAAGGCGTACCGGCAGACGGAGGTCGCCCCCGACCCGGCCGCCGTGCGCGCCTGGGCGCAGGCGAACCGGATGGACGTGCCCGCGCGGGGACGGATCCCCAAGAAGGTCTACGAGGCGTTCGCGGCGGCGCAGTGA
- a CDS encoding ABC transporter ATP-binding protein yields the protein MEANEHEHVIEVTGLRRVYGGGFEAVRGIDFSVRRGEVFALLGTNGAGKTSTVELLEGLAAPAGGQVRVLGHDPYTERAAIRPRTGVMLQEGGFPSELTVAETARMWAGCVSGARPEREVLALVGLESKAGVRVKQLSGGQRRRLDLALALLGDPEVLFLDEPTTGLDAEGRRDTWELVGALRDGGTTVLLTTHYLEEAENLADRLAIMHEGRIAITGTPAEVTATEPSRITFELPDGYFVGDLPPLAELGVSDHTVDGRTVRLRTRELQRAATGLLTWAQGAGVDLRRLDVRSASLEEAFLGIAKDASAGATTPKEYAA from the coding sequence ATGGAAGCGAACGAACACGAACACGTGATTGAGGTCACCGGCCTGCGACGTGTCTACGGGGGCGGGTTCGAGGCGGTGCGCGGGATCGACTTCTCCGTGCGGCGCGGGGAGGTCTTCGCCCTGCTGGGCACCAACGGAGCGGGCAAGACCTCCACCGTCGAACTGCTGGAAGGACTCGCCGCCCCGGCCGGCGGGCAGGTCCGGGTGCTCGGCCACGACCCGTACACCGAACGCGCCGCCATCCGGCCCCGCACCGGCGTCATGCTCCAGGAAGGGGGCTTCCCCTCCGAGTTGACCGTCGCCGAGACCGCCCGGATGTGGGCGGGATGCGTCAGCGGGGCCCGCCCCGAGCGGGAGGTGCTGGCCCTGGTCGGGCTGGAGTCGAAGGCCGGAGTCCGGGTGAAGCAGCTGTCCGGCGGCCAGCGGCGCCGGCTGGACCTGGCGCTCGCGCTGCTCGGCGACCCCGAGGTGCTGTTCCTCGACGAACCCACCACCGGGCTCGACGCCGAGGGCCGCCGGGACACCTGGGAGCTGGTCGGCGCGCTGCGCGACGGCGGGACGACCGTGCTGCTCACCACGCACTACCTGGAGGAGGCCGAGAACCTCGCCGACCGGCTCGCGATCATGCACGAGGGCCGGATCGCGATCACCGGCACCCCCGCCGAGGTGACCGCCACCGAACCGTCCCGGATCACCTTCGAGCTGCCGGACGGCTATTTCGTCGGCGATCTGCCGCCGCTCGCCGAACTGGGCGTGAGCGACCACACGGTGGACGGCAGGACCGTCCGGCTGCGCACCCGTGAACTGCAGCGCGCCGCCACCGGACTGCTGACGTGGGCGCAGGGCGCCGGAGTGGATCTGCGCCGGCTGGACGTGCGGTCGGCGTCACTGGAGGAGGCGTTCCTCGGGATCGCCAAGGACGCGTCGGCGGGCGCGACGACGCCGAAGGAGTACGCGGCATGA
- a CDS encoding ABC transporter permease, producing the protein MSTTTTTPMSRMTSLARAELTLLGRSKGTLVAALFVPLVLPLSVRSAAEEMDLAEAGLTPGTVVLPAAVGFSLLFAVYSALVGIFVVRREELVLKRLRTGELRDAEILGGSALPAVLTGLAQCLLLTVGCSVLLDLPAPSAPHLAVLGLLLGLVMCAALAAVTASHTRTGESAQVTPMPLMFVSMLGSGMFVPLELLPDRLASFCELLPLTPVVTLVRGGWTGDLSAAEALGAVAAAVAWTVLAVFAVRRWFRWEPRR; encoded by the coding sequence ATGAGCACCACCACGACCACACCGATGAGCCGGATGACCTCGCTCGCCCGCGCCGAACTGACGCTCCTGGGACGCAGCAAGGGCACGCTCGTCGCCGCCCTGTTCGTGCCGCTGGTGCTGCCGCTCAGCGTGCGGTCGGCGGCCGAGGAGATGGACCTCGCCGAGGCGGGACTGACCCCCGGCACCGTCGTCCTGCCCGCCGCCGTCGGCTTCTCCCTGCTGTTCGCCGTGTACTCCGCGCTCGTCGGCATCTTCGTGGTCCGCCGCGAGGAGCTCGTCCTCAAGCGGCTGCGCACGGGCGAGCTGCGGGACGCCGAGATCCTCGGCGGGTCCGCGCTGCCGGCCGTCCTCACCGGGCTGGCGCAGTGCCTGCTGCTGACGGTGGGCTGCTCCGTGCTGCTCGACCTGCCCGCGCCGTCCGCCCCGCACCTGGCCGTCCTCGGCCTGCTGCTGGGCCTGGTGATGTGCGCCGCGCTCGCGGCGGTCACCGCGAGCCACACCCGGACCGGGGAGAGCGCGCAGGTCACCCCGATGCCGCTGATGTTCGTCTCGATGCTCGGCTCCGGCATGTTCGTCCCGCTGGAGCTGCTCCCCGACCGGCTGGCCTCCTTCTGCGAGCTGCTGCCGCTCACCCCGGTCGTCACCCTGGTGCGCGGCGGCTGGACCGGCGACCTGTCGGCGGCCGAGGCGCTGGGCGCCGTCGCGGCGGCGGTGGCCTGGACCGTTCTGGCGGTGTTTGCTGTACGCCGGTGGTTCCGGTGGGAACCGCGGCGCTGA